One window from the genome of Rudanella lutea DSM 19387 encodes:
- a CDS encoding sulfatase family protein — protein MKHLLYSALFPLILFVLSGMAHRSVAQGQKKRPNIFICMADDASFPFMGAYGTDWVKTPAFDRIAREGLLFMNAYTPNAKCAPSRSCLLTGRHSWQLEEAANHSPDFPAKFKTFMEALDEHQYWVGHTVKGWGPGNPGKVGGKRRELTGKAYNGRTLTPPSTGISKADYTGNFRDFLDQKKDVNQPFCFWYGSIEPHRDYEYASSLRAGKQPNEIKQIPAYWPDTDTVRTDMLDYAFELEYFDQHLGKMLKLLEERGELENTIVVVTADNGMPFPRVKGQAYEASNHVPMAIMWKGGIQNPGRRIKDFVSFIDLAPTFLELAGLNQQMAGMQPIEGKTLTDLFNSAKNEGVNPLRDHVLIGKERHDVGRPHDWGYPIRGIVKGGFLYVRNYETSRWPAGNPETGYLNTDGGATKTLILNGRRRGEKTQYWQMNFGKRPTDELYNLQNDPDCVKNLASQTDYRRLMKKLRTQMEQELRSQGDPRQAGNGAVFDSYPYSGEVNGFYERYLNGEKVKASWVNDSDFELFPVPDKLN, from the coding sequence ATGAAACACCTATTGTATTCAGCCCTATTCCCTTTGATCCTGTTTGTGCTTTCAGGAATGGCTCACCGATCCGTTGCTCAAGGGCAGAAGAAGCGCCCCAATATTTTCATTTGTATGGCCGATGATGCCTCCTTTCCCTTTATGGGAGCTTACGGTACTGATTGGGTAAAAACACCCGCTTTTGACCGGATCGCCAGGGAAGGACTTTTGTTTATGAACGCTTACACTCCCAATGCAAAATGTGCACCTTCCCGCTCGTGTCTGCTCACCGGTCGCCACTCCTGGCAGCTTGAAGAAGCAGCAAACCACTCTCCTGATTTTCCAGCTAAGTTCAAAACGTTTATGGAGGCACTTGACGAGCACCAATATTGGGTAGGCCATACGGTTAAAGGCTGGGGACCTGGAAATCCTGGCAAGGTAGGGGGCAAAAGGCGGGAACTGACGGGTAAAGCCTACAATGGGCGGACCTTAACTCCACCCTCGACTGGCATTTCAAAGGCAGATTACACCGGGAACTTTCGCGATTTTCTCGATCAAAAGAAGGATGTAAATCAACCGTTCTGCTTCTGGTACGGTTCTATTGAGCCCCATCGAGACTATGAATATGCCTCCTCGCTACGGGCAGGAAAACAACCGAACGAAATAAAGCAAATACCGGCCTACTGGCCCGATACGGATACCGTCCGTACGGATATGCTCGATTATGCCTTTGAGCTTGAGTACTTCGACCAGCATTTAGGGAAAATGTTAAAACTGCTGGAGGAACGCGGTGAACTTGAAAATACCATTGTTGTTGTGACCGCCGACAACGGAATGCCTTTCCCTCGCGTGAAGGGGCAGGCCTACGAGGCCTCTAACCATGTACCTATGGCTATCATGTGGAAGGGAGGTATTCAAAACCCAGGCCGACGGATAAAGGATTTCGTAAGCTTTATTGATCTGGCCCCCACTTTTCTGGAATTGGCTGGCCTAAACCAACAAATGGCAGGAATGCAGCCGATTGAAGGCAAGACGTTGACAGATCTTTTTAATTCTGCAAAAAATGAAGGGGTGAATCCGCTAAGAGATCACGTGTTGATTGGCAAAGAACGCCACGATGTAGGCAGACCCCACGACTGGGGCTATCCTATACGCGGCATTGTCAAGGGTGGATTCCTTTACGTTAGAAATTACGAGACCAGCCGCTGGCCTGCGGGCAATCCGGAAACCGGTTATCTGAACACCGATGGCGGAGCAACCAAGACATTGATTTTGAACGGACGGCGCCGGGGTGAGAAAACCCAGTACTGGCAGATGAACTTTGGCAAGAGACCAACAGATGAGCTGTATAATTTACAGAACGACCCGGACTGTGTGAAAAACCTGGCTTCCCAGACGGACTACCGCCGTCTGATGAAAAAGCTACGAACCCAGATGGAACAGGAACTTCGGTCACAGGGCGACCCCCGGCAAGCTGGTAACGGAGCTGTATTCGATTCCTATCCGTATAGTGGAGAAGTAAACGGATTTTATGAGAGATACCTCAACGGGGAGAAAGTAAAAGCTTCATGGGTCAATGATTCTGATTTTGAGCTCTTTCCGGTTCCAGACAAGCTAAACTAA
- a CDS encoding sulfatase family protein, protein MKNLLVTALCLGTLAAMLQAFRPHPPRSAPKPKNIIYILADDHRHDFMGFTGKVAGLQTPNLDRLANEGAHVQNAFVCTALCSPSRASILTGQYPHKHRVVDNIAPLPNGLKFYPEYLQKAGYKTAFLGKWHMGTEGDSPQPGFDYWLSFKGQGVYYNPTFNINGKQVAHGDSSYTSDLLTDYALKWMGSLDKSKPFALYLSHKAVHADFQPARRHKDVYANIPINYPRSFYLTATDSSKIWGPRPSIDPEIGQLKVNLADTPNWVKAQRGSWHGVDYMYHGSIGFNDFYRRYCETLLSVDDSVGRVLQWLDENGLTETTMVVYMGDNGFSFGEHGLIDKRHMYEESMRVPLLIRCPAVVKAGTKLTQVVQNIDIAPTLLEWAGLPKPAQMQGDSFLPLLQGQSVAWKNQAFYEYYWEANFPSTPTMFGLRTDRYKYIFNHGVWDANELYDLKADPFEVNNLIRSPAHQEIAKDMKRQIWEWLEQTDGLQIPLHPTLQKRVDHRYRGTY, encoded by the coding sequence ATGAAAAACCTCCTTGTCACAGCCCTTTGTTTAGGCACACTGGCCGCTATGTTGCAGGCCTTCCGTCCACACCCTCCCCGTTCGGCACCGAAACCCAAAAACATTATTTACATTCTGGCCGACGATCATCGCCACGATTTTATGGGGTTCACCGGTAAGGTAGCAGGTTTACAAACGCCCAACCTCGACCGACTGGCTAATGAGGGAGCTCATGTGCAGAATGCTTTTGTTTGTACAGCCCTCTGTTCGCCCAGCCGTGCCAGCATCCTCACGGGGCAGTATCCCCACAAACATAGAGTGGTCGATAACATAGCTCCCTTACCTAATGGACTGAAATTTTATCCGGAATACCTTCAAAAAGCAGGTTATAAAACAGCTTTTCTTGGCAAGTGGCACATGGGTACTGAAGGAGATTCCCCCCAACCTGGCTTCGATTACTGGCTTAGCTTTAAAGGACAGGGCGTGTACTACAACCCTACCTTTAACATCAATGGTAAACAAGTTGCCCACGGCGACAGTAGCTACACCTCCGATTTACTGACCGACTACGCGCTGAAATGGATGGGCTCGCTGGACAAAAGCAAACCCTTCGCCTTGTACTTATCCCATAAGGCTGTTCATGCCGATTTTCAACCGGCCAGGCGGCACAAAGACGTATATGCAAATATACCCATTAACTACCCCCGTTCATTTTACCTGACTGCTACTGACAGTAGTAAAATTTGGGGGCCACGTCCATCTATTGACCCTGAAATCGGCCAGTTAAAGGTCAATTTGGCCGATACACCTAATTGGGTGAAAGCCCAGCGCGGTAGCTGGCACGGGGTCGATTACATGTATCACGGCAGTATTGGCTTTAACGATTTCTACCGGCGTTACTGCGAAACACTGCTGAGTGTTGATGACAGTGTTGGGCGGGTACTACAATGGCTCGATGAAAACGGCCTGACCGAAACCACTATGGTGGTCTATATGGGTGACAATGGCTTTAGTTTTGGCGAACATGGACTAATTGACAAGCGGCACATGTACGAAGAATCCATGCGAGTGCCCCTGTTGATACGCTGCCCTGCCGTGGTGAAGGCTGGGACAAAACTGACTCAGGTAGTGCAGAACATTGATATAGCGCCCACCCTGCTGGAATGGGCCGGGCTGCCCAAACCCGCTCAGATGCAGGGAGATTCTTTCCTACCCCTGTTGCAGGGGCAATCCGTTGCCTGGAAAAATCAAGCCTTTTATGAGTACTACTGGGAGGCCAATTTTCCATCAACTCCCACTATGTTTGGTTTACGTACAGACCGCTATAAATATATCTTCAACCATGGGGTGTGGGATGCTAATGAGTTGTATGACCTAAAAGCCGACCCATTCGAAGTCAATAATCTCATTCGGAGTCCGGCTCATCAGGAAATTGCCAAAGACATGAAACGTCAGATTTGGGAGTGGCTTGAGCAAACAGATGGCCTTCAGATTCCGCTGCACCCCACCCTGCAAAAACGAGTTGACCACCGCTACCGAGGTACGTACTAA
- a CDS encoding glycoside hydrolase family 27 protein, which produces MNRHTFLQRTVSGAFASLIPGEKRLAQKPAPKPASLLAQTPPLGWNSYNSYGVYLHEKAAFENLEAFEKLLKPHGYEYFVIDGGWAGEYALIPGTLYPKEKHASVLAMDKNGLLEPGKTYWPNGLKPLINQVHAKGLKFGIHLMRGIPRAAVDQNLPIAGSRYRLADIVDKSSICKWYPNTYGVDVRKPGAQDYYNSVFRKLAQWGVDLVKVDDLIPFPDEILMIGEAIRNCGRPMLYSLSPGNTTNLRDLPYYRQAQMVRITYDIWDRVEDFKTAFNRWRLFQGLGTPGFWPDLDMIPFGQLQLMQPAEYEGSGREVRMSGFGNARTSFLSKTEMQTFITIRALAASPLMMGGDLPTLDDYSLALITNADMLACNQNGNTGVLVYDKNQTEVWLTNQKSRFGAGWFGIFNRSDQGQLVKLSVKELGLAHLPNVGTAKTTYKLHDIWNNATLPIQEGSIEVSIPANGVVFCRYEGARSA; this is translated from the coding sequence ATGAACCGGCACACTTTTTTGCAACGTACGGTCAGTGGTGCCTTTGCTTCGCTAATCCCGGGTGAAAAACGACTCGCCCAGAAGCCCGCCCCTAAACCAGCATCTCTCCTGGCACAAACACCGCCACTGGGTTGGAACAGTTATAATTCATATGGGGTGTACCTTCACGAAAAAGCCGCATTTGAGAATCTTGAAGCCTTTGAGAAACTGCTAAAACCGCATGGTTACGAATACTTTGTGATTGATGGGGGCTGGGCGGGCGAATATGCCCTTATTCCTGGAACATTATATCCGAAAGAAAAGCACGCTTCTGTATTGGCAATGGACAAAAACGGGTTGCTCGAACCCGGCAAAACCTATTGGCCTAACGGACTCAAACCCCTCATTAATCAAGTTCATGCCAAGGGTTTAAAGTTTGGGATTCATCTGATGCGAGGCATTCCGCGGGCTGCCGTTGACCAGAATTTACCAATTGCCGGCTCGCGCTACCGGCTCGCCGATATTGTGGACAAAAGTAGCATTTGCAAATGGTATCCAAATACATACGGAGTAGATGTTCGTAAGCCCGGAGCTCAGGACTATTACAATAGTGTATTTAGGAAACTGGCCCAATGGGGTGTCGATCTGGTGAAGGTGGATGACTTAATACCATTCCCGGATGAAATTTTGATGATTGGGGAAGCCATTCGCAATTGCGGCCGCCCGATGCTTTACAGTCTGTCGCCGGGAAATACGACTAATCTGCGGGACCTGCCTTACTATCGACAGGCCCAAATGGTCCGAATTACTTACGATATATGGGATCGCGTAGAAGATTTTAAAACGGCTTTCAACCGGTGGCGACTCTTTCAGGGATTAGGCACACCTGGTTTTTGGCCTGATCTGGACATGATTCCATTTGGCCAACTTCAACTCATGCAGCCGGCTGAATATGAAGGTAGTGGCCGTGAGGTTAGGATGTCAGGGTTTGGTAACGCGCGAACCTCATTCCTTTCAAAGACTGAGATGCAAACCTTTATCACTATTCGGGCGTTAGCGGCTTCCCCCTTAATGATGGGAGGTGATTTACCAACGCTCGATGACTATTCCCTTGCCTTAATCACCAACGCTGACATGCTGGCCTGTAATCAAAATGGGAACACTGGCGTATTGGTTTATGATAAGAACCAGACAGAAGTATGGTTGACTAATCAAAAAAGCAGGTTCGGTGCAGGGTGGTTCGGCATTTTTAACCGAAGTGATCAGGGCCAGTTAGTGAAGCTGTCCGTGAAAGAGTTAGGGTTGGCCCACTTGCCCAATGTGGGTACTGCCAAAACCACCTATAAACTCCACGACATCTGGAATAACGCAACTCTTCCAATTCAGGAGGGCTCTATCGAAGTAAGTATCCCGGCTAATGGCGTCGTTTTTTGTCGGTACGAAGGTGCCCGAAGTGCTTAG
- a CDS encoding alkaline phosphatase D family protein gives MNRRHTLKAIAMGALTPKSLLDNNLLRPGISTNDPSIPSQHSQWQGWPDMDWVGPEFWGNRLQDWRLRDGKVECTAQDINRTLYWLTCQLGEQLLPFETQVIVDPSRIKSGSGQGYAGLRLGAKGPFKDYRSAAVFGKGLDVGLSDQGFLFIGELRSQLAVSMRKPLRLRLLAEPSSGQYTLTLSARASDTDQLLGEVQTLAIPNAQLVGNIALVSHMPQPQQTANEPNTYSFSDWSLSGAKMTHSPDQTFGPICFAQYTFHNKTLKLTAQLAPVETIASQQLNLQVRQGKTWKTLLTQPIDPQSRTAHFRVDRWAIRKPVPYRLVLTLPLRKGNKAYEYHGTLTPEPKQAEKVRVAVFSCNADHGFPDGEVVKHVAKQEADLAVFLGDQFYESTGGFGIQTSPLPKAILDYLRKWYMFGWSYRDIFRHIPCAIIPDDHDVYHGNIWGEGGKQAPTDKGWDYAAQDQGGYKMPPEWVNMVQRTQTSHLPDPYDPTPVRQGIGVYYTHWIYGGISFAILEDRKFKPAPKNVLPPEANVQNGFIQNPEFDIKTYRNLEADLLGQRQMDFLKEWVEDWRQGVRLKVVLSQTNFCTVATLPKGSLIDKIVPRLPIPEPGQYVTGDAPTADMDSNGWPQRGRDEAVKLIRKGFAFHIAGDQHIGSYVQYGVEEFADAGFAFAGPALNNTFPRRWWPPTEGHTPLPGQPAYTGNFRDGFGNRMTVMAVANPQKTGREPAQLYDRATGYGLVILDKSERTIRTECWPRYVDPIQAPEGQYNGWPLVINQLDNYGRKASAWLPEIQVNGLDNPVVTIWEEKTGEHVYSIRIKGNTFRPKVFAEGAYTIRVAEPDRGIERVEKGIRASPTASGILPISV, from the coding sequence ATGAATCGTCGCCATACGCTCAAAGCCATTGCCATGGGGGCATTGACCCCAAAGTCTCTACTGGACAATAACTTACTCCGTCCGGGAATTTCAACAAACGACCCCTCCATACCTTCCCAGCATAGTCAGTGGCAAGGGTGGCCGGATATGGACTGGGTTGGCCCCGAATTCTGGGGGAATCGCCTGCAAGACTGGCGCTTGCGTGACGGTAAAGTAGAATGCACCGCACAGGACATAAACCGTACGCTCTACTGGCTCACTTGCCAGCTTGGCGAGCAACTCCTGCCTTTTGAAACACAGGTAATTGTTGATCCCTCTCGGATAAAGTCCGGCTCCGGGCAAGGTTATGCTGGTTTACGGCTGGGAGCCAAGGGACCCTTCAAAGACTACCGGTCTGCTGCCGTCTTTGGCAAAGGGCTCGATGTAGGCCTGTCGGATCAGGGTTTTCTTTTCATCGGTGAACTCAGGAGCCAGCTTGCCGTGTCGATGCGAAAGCCTTTGCGGCTGCGGCTATTGGCTGAACCCTCATCCGGGCAGTATACACTTACGCTTTCGGCCCGAGCATCCGACACGGATCAGTTGCTTGGAGAAGTTCAGACCCTGGCCATCCCAAACGCTCAACTCGTGGGGAATATCGCCCTAGTGTCTCATATGCCCCAGCCCCAACAAACCGCTAATGAGCCGAATACTTATTCGTTTTCTGATTGGTCGCTGTCTGGTGCAAAAATGACCCATTCCCCAGACCAGACCTTTGGCCCTATTTGCTTTGCCCAATACACCTTTCATAATAAAACCCTGAAACTTACCGCTCAATTAGCCCCGGTTGAGACGATTGCCAGCCAACAGTTAAATCTACAGGTCCGTCAGGGAAAGACGTGGAAAACCCTGTTAACCCAACCCATTGACCCACAAAGCCGTACTGCTCACTTTCGGGTGGATCGTTGGGCTATTCGAAAACCTGTACCGTACCGGCTGGTCTTGACGCTGCCCCTGCGTAAGGGCAACAAAGCCTACGAGTATCACGGCACGCTGACTCCAGAACCCAAACAGGCAGAAAAGGTGAGAGTGGCCGTGTTCAGTTGCAACGCAGATCATGGCTTTCCGGATGGCGAAGTCGTAAAACATGTAGCGAAACAGGAGGCAGATCTGGCCGTGTTTTTAGGGGATCAGTTTTACGAATCTACGGGAGGATTTGGCATACAAACCAGCCCATTACCGAAAGCCATACTGGACTACCTGCGCAAGTGGTATATGTTTGGCTGGTCTTACCGCGATATATTTCGGCACATACCCTGTGCTATCATTCCTGACGATCACGATGTTTATCACGGTAATATCTGGGGTGAGGGCGGAAAGCAAGCCCCTACAGACAAAGGTTGGGACTATGCAGCCCAAGACCAGGGTGGCTATAAAATGCCCCCTGAATGGGTAAATATGGTGCAACGCACCCAAACCAGTCATTTACCAGACCCCTATGATCCCACCCCAGTTCGTCAGGGGATAGGTGTGTATTATACCCACTGGATTTACGGGGGCATTAGTTTTGCCATTTTAGAAGACCGAAAGTTCAAGCCAGCTCCTAAGAATGTGCTTCCTCCCGAAGCCAACGTACAAAACGGCTTCATCCAGAATCCAGAATTCGACATCAAAACGTATCGAAATCTGGAGGCAGACCTGCTCGGTCAGCGGCAAATGGATTTTTTGAAAGAGTGGGTTGAAGACTGGCGACAAGGTGTGCGGTTAAAAGTCGTACTGTCTCAAACGAACTTCTGTACAGTAGCCACGTTGCCAAAAGGAAGTCTGATCGACAAGATCGTGCCACGTCTTCCAATACCTGAACCAGGGCAGTACGTCACCGGCGACGCTCCCACCGCAGACATGGACTCCAATGGATGGCCTCAGAGAGGTCGGGATGAAGCCGTTAAATTAATTCGGAAGGGGTTTGCTTTTCATATAGCTGGAGATCAGCATATTGGCAGCTATGTGCAATACGGGGTGGAAGAATTTGCAGATGCTGGATTTGCCTTTGCCGGACCGGCACTGAACAACACCTTCCCCCGTCGTTGGTGGCCACCCACCGAAGGTCATACTCCTTTGCCGGGGCAACCGGCCTATACCGGAAACTTTCGGGATGGATTTGGAAATCGCATGACGGTGATGGCGGTTGCAAACCCACAAAAGACAGGTCGGGAGCCTGCTCAACTTTACGACCGGGCCACAGGCTATGGCCTTGTAATCCTCGACAAATCGGAGCGAACAATCAGAACGGAATGCTGGCCCCGGTATGTGGATCCGATACAGGCTCCTGAAGGCCAATATAATGGATGGCCTCTTGTGATCAACCAGTTAGATAATTATGGCCGAAAAGCCAGTGCCTGGCTACCGGAGATTCAGGTTAATGGGCTTGATAATCCAGTTGTGACAATCTGGGAAGAAAAGACCGGGGAGCATGTCTATTCGATCCGAATCAAAGGAAATACCTTCCGCCCGAAGGTATTTGCGGAAGGGGCCTATACCATTCGTGTTGCCGAGCCTGACCGGGGAATTGAACGAGTCGAAAAAGGGATCCGTGCCAGCCCGACAGCCTCGGGGATCTTACCGATTTCAGTGTAA
- a CDS encoding gluconate 2-dehydrogenase subunit 3 family protein, which yields MNRRKAIQRTSLIVGGMLAAPILQAVQGQALSATNRLAVSAEHEALLADLADVIIPTTATPGAKAARVEQFIVRVVRDCYETPEQEKFYNGLTGFGQLCQKTFGKPFADLGEADRISAVKLLTKANPAFFKSMRELTVTGYFSSKIGATQALAYQPIPGKLIGCMPLTNDQKTWAL from the coding sequence ATGAATCGTAGAAAAGCCATTCAACGAACCTCCCTGATCGTAGGTGGGATGCTGGCGGCCCCAATATTACAGGCTGTTCAGGGACAAGCTCTGTCTGCAACGAATAGGCTGGCAGTTAGCGCCGAACATGAGGCTTTGCTGGCCGATTTGGCCGATGTAATTATTCCAACGACAGCAACGCCCGGCGCCAAAGCAGCGAGGGTTGAACAGTTTATCGTACGGGTCGTGCGCGACTGCTACGAAACCCCAGAACAGGAAAAGTTTTACAATGGATTAACCGGTTTTGGGCAACTCTGCCAGAAAACCTTCGGCAAACCATTCGCCGACCTGGGCGAGGCAGACCGGATCTCGGCTGTCAAGTTGTTGACGAAAGCGAATCCGGCATTTTTCAAAAGCATGAGAGAATTAACCGTCACCGGCTATTTCAGCTCAAAGATCGGGGCCACTCAGGCGCTGGCCTATCAGCCCATTCCGGGAAAACTCATTGGCTGTATGCCATTGACCAACGATCAGAAAACCTGGGCATTATAA